The following are encoded in a window of Oreochromis aureus strain Israel breed Guangdong linkage group 10, ZZ_aureus, whole genome shotgun sequence genomic DNA:
- the mis18a gene encoding protein Mis18-alpha → MATRKQLEKSYTKSVNNSTFDASSIDSTTVGEKLFRPTEEEVENGDDGPVVFICAKCKLPVGDSLSWDGSEDDLNQIRLKRVTDNVMIGKENRLYEASKKSLSLVVDLICRGCHSVLGMVYTSTPKNLDHKRFTFCFSVADIDSYVLGSAGQMLAAEGPKEQPVTLEYRGIVEQQLTEMKMLVMSMAHRLEEIETGLQEGCDDN, encoded by the exons ATGGCGACGAGGAAACAGTTGGAAAAATCTTATACTAAAAGTGTAAATAACTCCACGTTTGACGCGTCCAGCATAGACTCCACCACGGTCGGGGAAAAGCTTTTCCGCCCCAccgaggaggaggtggagaacgGCGATGACGGACCTGTGGTCTTCATCTGCGCGAAGTGCAAGCTGCCTGTCGGCGATTCATTGTCCTGGGATGGAAGTGAAGATGATCTAAACCAAATCAGACTGAAGC GGGTCACTGACAATGTTATGATTGGAAAGGAGAACCGACTGTACGAAGCAAGTAAAAAGTCTCT CAGTTTGGTTGTGGATCTCATCTGTCGGGGCTGCCATTCTGTGCTTGGCATGGTGTACACATCCACCCCTAAGAACCTGGACCACAAGAGGTTTACCTTCTGTTTCAGTGTCGCTGACATCGACAG CTACGTGCTCGGCTCTGCAGGCCAGATGTTGGCAGCAGAGGGCCCCAAAGAGCAGCCAGTAACACTAGAGTACAGAGGCATTGTTGAACAACAGCTGACAGAG ATGAAAATGCTGGTCATGTCCATGGCACACAGGCTAGAGGAGATCGAGACTGGCCTTCAGGAGGGATGCGATGACAACTGA
- the haus1 gene encoding LOW QUALITY PROTEIN: HAUS augmin-like complex subunit 1 (The sequence of the model RefSeq protein was modified relative to this genomic sequence to represent the inferred CDS: inserted 1 base in 1 codon): protein MCEKIKKVNSWLGAVFGEQVVPQFEVNTRTVDILYQLAQSSEARCSDTALLIEDLKQKAAEYQAEGVHLQDVLLQSVGLSSASLSKPVADCLSALVDNAMVLGVRDTSLGSFMPAVNNLTSELLEAEKSNRRLERELRALRKDLXATLVLRGSLQEDINKTVKAQAVESAKAEEKLLKMDFVTAKANELSNRRERSEAQLVSRNMDKSITHQALVQLSEEVTELKKEIIPLKKKLEPYMDLSPSPSLAQVKIEEAKRELAALDSQLEMNVDFK, encoded by the exons ATGTGTGAGAAGATTAAGAAG GTGAACAGCTGGCTCGGCGCCGTGTTTGGTGAGCAGGTTGTGCCACAGTTTGAAGTCAACACACGGACAGTGGACATCCTGTACCAGCTCGCCCAGTCCAGCGAAGCCCGCTGCAGTGACACAGCTCTCCTTATAGAGGACCTCAAACAGAAAGCAGCAGAGTACCAGGCTGAGG GTGTTCATCTCCAGGATGTTCTTCTACAAAGTGTTGGCCTGTCCTCTGCCAGTTTGTCAAAGCCAGTTGCTGACTGCTTATCTGCTTTAGTAGACAATGCTATGGTGCTTGGAGTGAGAGACACTTCACTGGGCAg CTTTATGCCAGCTGTAAACAACCTCACTAGTGAACTTCTGGAAGCGGAGAAGTCAAACAGAAGACTTGAGAGAGAGCTCCGGGCCCTCAGAAAAGACT GGGCAACTCTGGTGCTCCGGGGAAGTTTACAAGA GGATATCAACAAAACTGTCAAAGCTCAGGCAGTGGAGAGCGCTAAAGCTGAGGAGAAGCTGCTCAAAATGGATTTTGTGACAGCAAAGGCGAACGAGCTCAGTAACAGACGGGAGCGGTCCGAG GCTCAGCTTGTATCCAGGAACATGGACAAGTCTATCACCCACCAGGCTCTTGTGCAGCTGTCAGAG GAAGTCACCgagctgaaaaaagaaataatcccCTTAAAGAAGAAACTGGAGCCTTACATGGACCTGAGCCCG AGCCCGTCTCTTGCTCAAGTGAAAATAGAAGAGGCAAAACGAGAACTG gctGCACTTGATTCCCAGCTTGAGATGaatgtggattttaaatga